In Clostridium sp. SY8519, one genomic interval encodes:
- a CDS encoding adenylyl-sulfate reductase subunit alpha, whose amino-acid sequence MKTEKITADFLIIGGGTAGCYAALTIAQKRPDLRVVIAEKADIERSGCLAAGVNALNAYITEGHTPDYYVDYAVKDAHGIAREDLLLSMSENLNEVTEQMERLGLVILKDENGKYVSRGTRNLKINGENFKPLLAKAVRQLKNVTVYNRVNITDLILTDGRVTGACGNDVRQKVLYLISARATLVATGGASGIYKPNHPGFSRHKMWYSPFNTGAGYAMGIRAGAEMTTFEMRFIALRCKDTIAPTGTIAQGVGAKQVNRLGEVYEDRYGLTTSQRVWGTVAENRAGRGPCYLRTRGISREQAEDLERAYLNMAPSQTLKWEASGKDASQENVEIEGTEPYIVGGHTASGYWIDNGRRTTLPGLYAAGDVAGGCPQKYVTGALAEGKLAALSVLSDLPELPEAALPGDLEQKLIQAVEAHRMPEDTPESEVLTPDQLEAAMQDVMDRYAGGIRTDYGFTEESLETADEKIRELTDQLDRVKCRGMQEFTRFQEVRERLTVARVVIAHLKARKETRWHCFAENESHPAQDDAHYRKYINSVWKDGEIHIIARPLAARRGVYDLKAEEAQV is encoded by the coding sequence ATGAAGACAGAGAAGATTACAGCCGATTTCCTGATTATCGGCGGAGGTACCGCGGGATGCTACGCGGCACTGACAATTGCACAGAAGCGTCCGGACCTGCGGGTGGTCATTGCGGAGAAGGCAGACATCGAGCGCAGCGGCTGTCTGGCAGCAGGCGTAAACGCGCTGAACGCCTATATCACAGAGGGACATACGCCGGACTACTACGTGGATTATGCGGTGAAAGACGCCCACGGGATTGCCCGGGAGGACCTGCTTTTATCCATGAGCGAGAATCTGAACGAAGTAACGGAGCAGATGGAACGGCTGGGTCTGGTGATCCTGAAAGATGAAAACGGCAAATATGTCAGCCGCGGCACCAGAAACCTGAAGATCAACGGGGAGAATTTCAAACCGCTGCTGGCAAAGGCGGTGCGTCAGCTGAAAAATGTCACCGTTTACAATCGGGTGAATATCACAGACCTGATTCTGACGGATGGCAGGGTGACCGGCGCCTGCGGCAATGATGTGCGGCAGAAAGTGCTCTATCTGATCAGCGCCCGGGCCACACTGGTGGCCACCGGAGGCGCTTCCGGCATCTATAAACCAAACCATCCGGGATTTTCCAGACATAAAATGTGGTACAGTCCCTTTAATACCGGCGCGGGCTATGCGATGGGCATTCGTGCCGGCGCGGAAATGACTACTTTTGAGATGCGCTTCATTGCCCTGCGCTGCAAAGATACCATTGCACCGACGGGAACCATCGCCCAGGGAGTCGGTGCAAAGCAGGTCAACAGGCTGGGAGAGGTTTACGAGGACCGGTACGGTCTGACCACTTCTCAGCGTGTCTGGGGAACCGTGGCGGAGAACCGGGCCGGGCGGGGGCCATGTTACCTGCGGACCAGGGGGATTTCCCGGGAACAGGCGGAAGACCTGGAACGGGCGTACTTAAATATGGCTCCTTCCCAGACTTTGAAATGGGAAGCCTCCGGAAAGGATGCCAGTCAGGAAAATGTAGAAATCGAGGGAACCGAGCCCTACATCGTCGGCGGCCATACCGCCAGCGGCTACTGGATCGATAACGGACGGAGGACCACGCTTCCGGGACTTTACGCGGCCGGCGATGTGGCAGGCGGATGTCCCCAGAAGTATGTCACCGGCGCGCTGGCAGAGGGAAAACTGGCAGCTCTGTCCGTCCTTTCGGACCTTCCGGAGCTTCCGGAAGCGGCACTGCCCGGAGATCTGGAGCAGAAGTTGATACAAGCGGTGGAAGCCCATCGGATGCCGGAGGACACACCGGAAAGCGAGGTTTTGACACCGGATCAGCTGGAAGCGGCCATGCAGGATGTGATGGACCGGTATGCCGGAGGAATCCGTACAGACTACGGCTTTACGGAGGAATCCCTGGAGACGGCAGACGAAAAGATCCGCGAACTGACGGATCAGCTGGACCGGGTGAAATGCCGCGGCATGCAGGAGTTCACCAGATTTCAGGAAGTGCGGGAACGGCTGACTGTGGCCCGGGTGGTCATCGCCCATCTGAAGGCAAGAAAAGAGACCCGCTGGCACTGTTTTGCGGAGAATGAGAGCCATCCTGCCCAGGATGACGCCCATTACCGGAAGTATATCAATTCCGTCTGGAAAGACGGCGAGATCCATATCATTGCCAGACCGCTGGCAGCCCGCCGGGGCGTGTATGATCTCAAAGCAGAGGAGGCGCAGGTATGA
- a CDS encoding ferredoxin family protein yields MSIRIDRNQCVGCGRCEKVCPGSLIAMNREKAEILYPADCWGCASCLKECPAGAIEFFLGKDMGGGDTYMKAERRGQYLDWKFYHPDGLFKTIEIDRTSSNKY; encoded by the coding sequence ATGAGTATTCGAATCGACAGAAATCAGTGTGTCGGATGCGGCCGCTGCGAAAAAGTCTGTCCCGGCAGTCTGATTGCCATGAACAGGGAAAAGGCGGAAATCCTCTATCCGGCGGACTGCTGGGGATGCGCCTCCTGCCTGAAAGAGTGTCCCGCGGGGGCCATTGAGTTTTTCCTGGGGAAAGATATGGGCGGCGGAGACACCTATATGAAAGCAGAACGCAGAGGACAGTATCTTGACTGGAAATTCTATCATCCGGACGGTTTGTTCAAAACCATAGAGATCGACCGGACCAGTTCCAATAAATACTAG
- the cysD gene encoding sulfate adenylyltransferase subunit CysD has protein sequence MSRLSHLDELEAEAIYIIREVAAECEKPVMLYSIGKDSSVMLHLAMKAFYPAKPPFPFLHVNTTWKFKEMIEFRDKTAKELGIEMLEYINEEGVKQGINPFDHGAAYTDIMKTQALKQALKKYGFTAAFGGGRRDEEKSRAKERIFSFRNAEQAWDPKNQRPEMWKLYNTEINKGESIRVFPISNWTETDIWQYIKRENIPIVPLYFAAERPVVERDGQLIMVDDDRMRLKPGEKPEMKMVRFRTLGCYPLSGGIESQATTIDEVIEETLSAVESERTSRVIDRDGGAASMEKRKREGYF, from the coding sequence ATGAGCAGATTATCGCATCTGGACGAACTGGAGGCAGAAGCCATCTACATCATCCGCGAAGTGGCGGCGGAGTGTGAGAAGCCGGTGATGCTGTATTCCATCGGCAAGGATTCATCGGTGATGCTGCATCTGGCGATGAAGGCTTTTTATCCGGCGAAACCGCCGTTTCCCTTCCTGCATGTAAATACCACATGGAAATTTAAGGAAATGATCGAATTCCGGGACAAAACCGCGAAAGAGCTGGGCATCGAAATGCTGGAATACATCAACGAAGAAGGGGTAAAACAGGGGATCAACCCCTTTGACCACGGGGCGGCCTATACGGACATCATGAAAACCCAGGCCCTGAAGCAGGCCCTGAAAAAATACGGATTCACCGCGGCCTTCGGCGGCGGACGCCGGGACGAGGAGAAGAGCCGTGCCAAGGAACGGATTTTCTCCTTCCGGAACGCGGAACAGGCCTGGGACCCGAAAAACCAGCGTCCGGAGATGTGGAAGCTGTACAACACAGAGATCAACAAAGGCGAGTCCATCCGTGTCTTCCCGATTTCCAACTGGACGGAAACGGATATCTGGCAGTACATCAAACGGGAAAACATCCCCATCGTACCGCTGTATTTCGCGGCGGAGCGACCGGTGGTGGAGCGGGACGGCCAGCTGATCATGGTGGATGATGACCGGATGCGCTTAAAACCGGGAGAAAAGCCGGAAATGAAAATGGTGCGGTTCCGTACCCTGGGCTGTTATCCGCTGTCCGGCGGCATTGAGTCTCAGGCCACAACCATTGACGAAGTCATCGAAGAGACATTGTCCGCAGTGGAATCCGAGCGTACCAGCCGTGTCATCGACCGGGACGGCGGAGCGGCAAGTATGGAAAAACGCAAAAGAGAGGGGTACTTCTAG
- a CDS encoding GTP-binding protein, which translates to MNDLLKFITCGSVDDGKSTLIGHILYDAKLLFADQEKALMLDSKVGSSGGAIDYSLLLDGLMAEREQGITIDVAYRYFTTDHRSFIVADTPGHEEYTRNMAVGASFADLAVILLDATKGVLVQTRRHARICALMGINYFVFAINKMDLADYREDTFRGIAEQIRELAEELQLKNVKIIPVSAREGDNITKSSENMPWYEGEPILEYLENVDVTEHEEKGFYLPIQRVCRPDHTFRGFQGQVESGEIRTGEEVTVLPSREKAHIKEILVGDRSADQAVTDQPVTVTLDREVDVSRGSVLTRGADIGTARSFLATILWMDDTVLEEGRDFFVRLGTRKIAGRVKEIIYKTDINTGDKVKVMSLVKNEIALCSIVLDEEIPVDLFRKHRTLGELILIDRISNMTSACGVVEELTDEEDDSTRVEKGEHSARISLFDEYFYNEKHSGVDNIQAQKQIYQVGDTFPLSGESYQYPPYFDILALPTEHVVQIRDGRVFDVIPLSEYQFIGLPTVNENGFSIRIESADDLKEFLADFRGMDQQKFMEKWMRFETYRRVIFNSNNWVL; encoded by the coding sequence ATGAACGATTTACTGAAATTCATTACATGCGGCAGTGTGGATGACGGAAAGTCCACACTGATCGGCCATATCTTATATGACGCGAAGCTGCTGTTTGCCGATCAGGAAAAGGCACTGATGCTGGATTCCAAAGTGGGATCTTCCGGCGGCGCCATTGATTATTCCCTGCTGCTGGACGGCCTGATGGCAGAGCGGGAACAGGGCATTACTATTGACGTGGCCTATCGTTATTTTACCACCGACCACCGCTCCTTTATCGTGGCAGATACCCCGGGTCACGAAGAATACACCAGAAATATGGCGGTCGGCGCCTCCTTCGCGGATCTGGCCGTCATCCTGCTGGATGCCACCAAGGGTGTGCTGGTGCAGACCCGGCGTCACGCCAGAATCTGCGCGCTGATGGGAATCAATTACTTTGTCTTTGCCATCAACAAAATGGATCTGGCCGATTACCGGGAGGACACCTTCCGCGGAATTGCGGAGCAGATCCGGGAACTGGCAGAGGAACTGCAGTTAAAAAATGTGAAAATCATTCCGGTGTCCGCCCGGGAAGGCGACAATATCACCAAATCTTCCGAAAACATGCCCTGGTATGAGGGAGAACCGATCCTGGAATATCTGGAAAATGTAGACGTGACGGAACACGAGGAAAAGGGCTTTTACCTGCCGATTCAGCGGGTCTGCCGTCCGGATCACACCTTCCGCGGATTCCAGGGACAGGTGGAATCCGGTGAAATCAGAACAGGCGAGGAAGTGACGGTTCTGCCAAGCAGAGAAAAGGCTCACATCAAAGAAATCCTGGTGGGCGACAGATCTGCCGACCAGGCAGTGACGGACCAGCCGGTGACCGTGACTTTGGATCGGGAAGTGGATGTGTCCCGGGGCAGTGTCCTGACACGGGGAGCGGATATCGGTACCGCCCGTTCCTTCCTGGCGACAATCCTCTGGATGGATGATACCGTGCTGGAAGAGGGCAGAGATTTCTTCGTGCGCCTGGGCACCCGCAAGATTGCCGGCCGTGTCAAGGAGATCATTTACAAGACCGATATCAATACCGGGGATAAAGTCAAGGTTATGAGCCTGGTGAAAAATGAGATCGCCCTGTGCAGCATTGTGCTGGATGAGGAGATTCCGGTGGATCTGTTCCGGAAACACAGGACACTGGGAGAACTGATCCTGATTGACCGGATTTCCAATATGACTTCTGCCTGCGGTGTAGTGGAAGAGCTCACCGATGAAGAAGACGACAGCACCCGTGTGGAAAAAGGAGAGCATTCCGCAAGGATCTCCCTCTTTGACGAATATTTCTACAATGAAAAACACAGCGGCGTCGACAATATTCAGGCGCAGAAGCAGATTTATCAGGTGGGAGACACCTTCCCCCTGTCCGGCGAAAGCTATCAGTATCCGCCTTACTTTGATATCCTGGCCCTTCCCACCGAGCATGTGGTACAGATCCGGGACGGCAGGGTGTTCGATGTCATTCCCCTGTCGGAGTATCAGTTTATCGGACTGCCGACTGTGAATGAAAACGGATTTTCCATCCGGATCGAATCCGCGGATGACCTGAAGGAATTCCTGGCTGATTTCCGCGGAATGGATCAGCAGAAATTCATGGAGAAATGGATGCGTTTTGAAACCTATCGGCGTGTCATCTTCAACAGCAATAACTGGGTACTGTAA
- a CDS encoding PLP-dependent transferase — translation MEEKQNKPELDSLMLHGAYDPSNFLGSTMPPIFQTSAFAHQTAEELERIFANKAGGFAYSRIGNPTVNNFENRMIKAEHGMFATACSSGSAAIAMTLLTLLKSGDEIIASTGLYGGTIDLFRDLEAFGIRTVYTSDFSRAAMEQLVSDSTKAVLVETIGNPKLNIIDIRGLADTVHAFGIPLIVDNTVATPALVRPLELGADIVVHSSSKYINGNGSAISGVIVDGASFDFRSEKFRVLGDYQKYGKGAFTARLRNVIWRDIGACLSPVTAYANIAGLETLSLRMKRICENAEQLAVYLDACAHVSAVVYPGLRSHPDYKLVRKQFADGMAGGILTIRVGSKKKAFSVINHLNYAWNVSNIGDTKTLVVHPSSTIFAHSSEEEKQAAGVYDDQIRISVGIEDIRDLIADFDQALSAEE, via the coding sequence ATGGAAGAGAAGCAGAACAAACCGGAACTGGACAGTCTGATGCTGCATGGCGCCTACGATCCGTCGAACTTCCTGGGCTCCACCATGCCGCCCATCTTTCAGACCAGCGCCTTTGCCCATCAGACGGCAGAGGAGCTGGAACGGATCTTCGCCAACAAAGCCGGCGGATTCGCCTATTCCAGAATCGGCAATCCAACCGTCAATAATTTTGAAAACCGTATGATCAAGGCAGAGCACGGCATGTTTGCCACCGCCTGTTCCTCGGGGTCCGCAGCCATTGCCATGACCCTTCTGACGCTGCTGAAAAGCGGGGACGAGATCATCGCGTCCACGGGGCTGTACGGCGGAACCATAGATCTGTTCCGAGACCTGGAAGCCTTTGGCATTCGCACGGTGTATACCTCCGATTTTTCCCGGGCAGCCATGGAACAGCTGGTCAGTGACAGCACAAAGGCCGTGCTGGTGGAGACCATCGGCAATCCGAAGCTGAACATCATTGACATCCGCGGACTGGCAGATACGGTGCATGCCTTCGGAATCCCGCTGATTGTGGACAATACGGTGGCCACACCCGCACTGGTCCGGCCGCTGGAACTGGGCGCGGACATTGTGGTCCATTCCTCATCGAAGTACATCAACGGCAACGGCAGCGCCATCAGCGGCGTAATCGTGGACGGCGCGTCCTTTGATTTCCGCAGTGAAAAATTCCGGGTGCTGGGCGATTATCAGAAATACGGAAAAGGCGCCTTTACCGCCCGCCTGCGGAATGTGATCTGGCGGGACATCGGCGCCTGCCTGTCCCCGGTGACGGCCTATGCCAATATCGCGGGACTGGAGACCCTGAGCCTCCGGATGAAGCGGATCTGTGAGAACGCGGAACAGCTGGCCGTGTATCTGGACGCCTGCGCGCACGTATCCGCGGTGGTCTATCCGGGACTGCGCAGCCATCCGGATTACAAGCTGGTCCGGAAACAGTTCGCGGATGGCATGGCCGGCGGCATCCTTACGATCCGTGTAGGCAGCAAGAAAAAAGCGTTTTCCGTCATAAATCATTTGAATTATGCATGGAATGTTTCTAATATAGGAGATACGAAAACACTGGTGGTGCATCCGTCGTCAACGATTTTTGCTCATTCCAGTGAAGAGGAAAAACAGGCAGCAGGTGTGTATGATGACCAGATTCGCATCAGTGTGGGAAT